A stretch of the Sphingobacterium thalpophilum genome encodes the following:
- a CDS encoding SMI1/KNR4 family protein yields MKTAVNYISALRNAYYENGGKKIWDNFEKIKHGASDENIYRLKQIYPAIPETLIDLLLYVDGTYWRTYNDEKIALYFMGSDVFEYPYYLLSSEQMIENQGVATTYYRDYINREYDHVEIDPKITDNVVHLNWLHFSDCMNNGGTSQLFIDFSPSERGKAGQIVRFLHDPDEFRVIADSFDEYLQKLIDNQFDFIIEDYLE; encoded by the coding sequence ATGAAAACAGCTGTAAATTATATTTCCGCCCTCAGAAATGCGTACTACGAGAATGGCGGTAAAAAAATATGGGACAATTTTGAAAAAATCAAACATGGCGCAAGCGACGAGAATATCTACAGACTCAAACAGATTTATCCAGCCATACCCGAAACGTTAATCGATCTGCTGCTCTATGTGGATGGCACTTATTGGAGGACCTACAATGACGAGAAAATTGCTTTGTATTTCATGGGATCCGATGTCTTTGAGTACCCATATTATCTGCTTTCATCGGAGCAAATGATAGAGAATCAAGGGGTGGCCACAACCTACTATCGGGATTATATCAATCGAGAATACGATCATGTGGAGATCGACCCGAAAATCACGGATAATGTCGTCCATTTAAATTGGCTTCATTTCTCTGATTGTATGAACAACGGTGGAACTTCACAGTTATTCATTGATTTCAGTCCCTCGGAGAGAGGCAAAGCTGGCCAAATCGTACGCTTCCTGCATGACCCCGATGAGTTTCGTGTCATAGCAGACAGCTTTGATGAATATCTTCAAAAATTGATCGACAATCAATTTGACTTCATTATCGAAGATTATCTGGAGTAG